A stretch of Henckelia pumila isolate YLH828 chromosome 4, ASM3356847v2, whole genome shotgun sequence DNA encodes these proteins:
- the LOC140867324 gene encoding uncharacterized protein encodes MAQHSCCNKQMVKRGLWSPEEDEKLIKYITTYGHGCWSSVPKFAGLQRCGKSCRLRWINYLRPDLKRGSFTRREAAIVIELHRILGNRWAQISKHLPGRTDNEVKNFWNSSIKKKFINAHQNYNHNIQAADHDNMVSLENPCEFSENNLYMMNAVNINNPNPNSETDPLIILQGFDFAMSYTTDQKLTPLPPISFSIPATVPQLDSAVSYLQPLSSNLQTFGQNQHKVPNNYQDHDNCSFMFMSSTTSDKEIFSPNEILQQAAYLQDNIPILMSAGDPLFESGMPFSSAVSEGVLYDQCDMNAAAPPHHIDYVESLMAAFTSSENQSSATSDDDLLPPLPCSGPFHVSPSATALLSCWDEL; translated from the exons ATGGCGCAACATTCTTGCTGCAACAAACAGATGGTGAAAAGGGGTCTTTGGTCACCTGAAGAAGACGAAAAACTCATCAAATACATCACCACCTATGGCCATGGCTGTTGGAGTTCAGTTCCCAAATTTGcag ggCTGCAAAGATGTGGTAAGAGTTGCAGATTGAGGTGGATTAATTACCTGAGGCCTGATTTGAAGAGAGGAAGCTTCACTCGCCGTGAAGCAGCTATAGTCATTGAGCTCCACAGAATCCTAGGAAACAG ATGGGCTCAAATATCCAAGCATCTGCCTGGAAGAACAGATAATGAAGTGAAGAATTTTTGGAATTCAAGCATCAAGAAGAAGTTCATTAATGCTCATCAGAATTATAATCACAATATTCAAGCTGCAGATCATGATAATATGGTTTCCCTTGAAAATCCTTGCGAGTTTTCTGAAAATAATTTATACATGATGAATGCAGTGAACATTAATAATCCAAACCCAAATTCAGAAACCGATCCATTAATAATCCTACAAGGATTTGATTTTGCCATGAGCTATACTACTGATCAGAAACTAACCCCATTGCCACCAATATCTTTTTCGATCCCCGCGACAGTACCGCAGCTAGATTCAGCCGTTTCTTACCTGCAGCCTTTGTCAAGCAACCTTCAAACTTTCGGCCAAAATCAGCACAAAGTCCCTAATAATTATCAAGATCATGACAACTGCAGCTTCATGTTCATGAGTAGTACTACTTCAGACAAGGAAATCTTTAGCCCTAATGAAATATTGCAGCAAGCTGCTTATCTTCAAGACAACATACCAATATTAATGTCTGCCGGTGATCCCTTGTTTGAATCCGGGATGCCGTTTTCATCTGCGGTGTCTGAAGGGGTACTCTATGATCAATGTGACATGAACGCCGCCGCCCCACCGCATCATATAGATTACGTCGAATCTCTCATGGCGGCCTTCACATCGTCGGAAAACCAATCCTCCGCCACCTCTGATGATGATCTGCTGCCTCCGCTCCCATGCAGCGGCCCTTTTCATGTGAGCCCTAGTGCTACTGCTCTTCTTTCATGCTGGGATGAGCTCTAG